One window of the Nicotiana tabacum cultivar K326 chromosome 4, ASM71507v2, whole genome shotgun sequence genome contains the following:
- the LOC107815400 gene encoding 11-beta-hydroxysteroid dehydrogenase A-like, with product MVVLDLIHKFLNLVAPPFTFFSLLFFLPPYQFFKWFLSILGTVFSEDVSGKVVIITGASSGIGEYLAYEYARRGACLTIAARREKSLREVAERALDLGSPDVLVVPADVSKVEDCKRIVDKTMSHFGRLDHLVNNAGVTAVSLFDETEEITNFRSVMDINFWGSVYMTRFAIPYLRYSEGRVIVLSSSASWVPTPRLSLYCASKAAMAQFFDTLRVEFGQDIKITLVTPGYVESEMTQGKFINKTGKVDVKTQMRDVQVGIIPVVKVEECAKTIVNGACRGERYVTVPSWVRVTYLWKVFCPEVVDWILRLLCLTGSGTSPRKKILDYSGVQKVLYPENIKELEPKTN from the exons ATGGTGGTATTGGACTTAATTCACAAATTTCTCAACTTAGTAGCTCCTCCATTTACCTTCTTCAGCTTGTTGTTTTTCTTGCCACCCTATCAATTTTTCAAGTGGTTCCTTTCAATCTTAGGCACTGTTTTTAGTGAGGATGTTTCTGGCAAGGTTGTCATCATCACAGGAGCTTCCTCTGGCATCGGCGAG TATTTGGCATATGAATACGCCAGAAGAGGTGCATGCTTAACTATTGCAGCGAGAAGAGAGAAGAGTCTACGTGAAGTAGCTGAAAGGGCACTAGACCTAGGCTCCCCTGATGTTTTAGTCGTACCAGCAGATGTTTCAAAAGTTGAAGACTGTAAAAGGATTGTTGATAAAACCATGAGCCATTTTGGACGAT TGGACCATCTGGTTAATAATGCTGGAGTTACGGCAGTTTCTCTGTTTGATGAAACAGAAGAGATCACCAACTTTAGATCTGTCATG GACATTAACTTCTGGGGTTCGGTCTACATGACACGATTTGCAATTCCGTATCTGAGATATAGTGAAGGTAGGGTCATTGTGCTATCTTCTTCAGCTTCTTGGGTGCCTACTCCAAGATTGAGCCTTTACTGT GCTAGCAAAGCAGCAATGGCACAATTTTTCGATACGTTGAGAGTTGAATTCGGACAGGATATCAAGATAACATTGGTCACACCTGGCTATGTTGAATCAGAAATGACACAAGGAAAATTCATAAACAAGACTGGCAAAGTGGATGTTAAAACTCAAATGAGGGAT GTTCAAGTGGGCATAATCCCAGTAGTCAAAGTAGAAGAATGTGCCAAAACCATCGTTAATGGGGCTTGTCGCGGAGAGAGATATGTTACTGTGCCATCTTGGGTCAGGGTCACCTACTTGTGGAAGGTTTTCTGCCCAGAAGTTGTTGACTGGATTTTGAGGCTGTTGTGCCTTACCGGTTCGGGAACTTCGCCCAGAAAGAAAATATTGGATTACAGTGGTGTCCAGAAAGTCTTGTACCCAGAAAATATCAAGGAACTGGAACCCAAAACCAACTGA